A window of Plutella xylostella chromosome 19, ilPluXylo3.1, whole genome shotgun sequence contains these coding sequences:
- the LOC105382330 gene encoding NADH dehydrogenase [ubiquinone] iron-sulfur protein 3, mitochondrial, which yields MSFYLKRALGAGCNVGRVVLQNTRTPVVQRVATKADQAGAAETRPTVAKYDPLQKSQLVDFGKYVAECMPKFVQKVQITSGNELEVLVPPEGALPVLTFLKDHHAAQFASLVDIAGMDVPARAHRFEIIYNLLSLRYNARIRVKTYTDELSPLDSANEVFKAANWYEREIWDMYGVFFANHPDLRRILTDYGFEGHPFRKDFPLSGYVEVRYDDEQKRVVVEPLELAQEFRRFELEAPWEQFPNFRGNPVEDVTPGAGDKPKE from the coding sequence ATGTCGTTTTACCTAAAAAGAGCCCTAGGGGCCGGTTGCAACGTGGGCCGAGTAGTTTTGCAAAACACGCGGACCCCAGTGGTGCAGCGCGTGGCGACGAAGGCGGACcaggcgggcgcggcggagACCCGGCCCACCGTCGCCAAGTACGACCCGCTGCAGAAGTCGCAGCTCGTGGACTTCGGCAAGTACGTGGCGGAGTGCATGCCCAAGTTCGTGCAGAAGGTGCAGATCACGTCGGGCAACGAGCTGGAGGTGCTGGTACCGCCCGAGGGCGCGCTGCCCGTGCTCACGTTCCTCAAGGACCACCACGCCGCGCAGTTCGCCAGCCTCGTGGACATCGCGGGCATGGACGTgccggcgcgcgcgcaccgcTTCGAGATCATCTACAACCTGCTGTCGCTGCGCTACAACGCGCGCATCCGCGTCAAGACCTACACGGACGAGCTGAGCCCGCTCGACTCCGCCAACGAGGTGTTCAAGGCCGCCAACTGGTACGAGCGCGAGATCTGGGACATGTACGGAGTGTTCTTCGCCAACCACCCTGACCTCAGGAGGATCTTGACCGACTACGGCTTTGAAGGACATCCATTCAGAAAGGACTTCCCCCTCAGTGGGTATGTGGAGGTGAGGTATGATGATGAGCAGAAGCGCGTGGTTGTGGAGCCACTGGAGCTGGCGCAGGAGTTCCGCAGGTTCGAGCTGGAGGCTCCGTGGGAGCAGTTCCCAAACTTCCGCGGCAACCCCGTGGAGGACGTCACCCCGGGCGCCGGAGACAAACCCAAGGAATAA
- the LOC105392556 gene encoding E3 ubiquitin-protein ligase TRAIP: protein MHILCTICSDIVSSAENIYATKCGHLFHHHCLSQWIARSKTCPQCRNKVTSACMFRLFPTVSSDATLEDATTLQSRLDDAQLQLRQHRARLSDLEDKVKAAADKEAASIKKLQDSQNRLVSKESAITGLQEQLLYLKVQNKETMRLRDENEQLKKNMQTLTALQAVLNASAAEVEGMLAAYSDVRTVATFATALKRALCDSESKKAESRAKLQEARSQLAVEKSNVASLHRDLSLQREANECLRSKLEEINGRHVTKRGAPQDADSWPDVERDAPSPKLRRAGTQPVDSPNTSVGTLARRIEQAESPYLQLQRSSLALAALQQRRPAAAAATGLKPAEQALFNAGKAAVASKSQAAASPYSIFHSKQAAREQLTGVGRPAAGAAFDGLGGHARLDPAPAPRPTPAPLPRVSARHRLRRPDPNKTHPRLDAFLDQAYYHGKPANTS, encoded by the exons ATGCATATACTCTGCACGATCTGCAGTGACATTGTGAGCAGTGCAGAGAACATCTACGCTACAAAATGTGGGCATTTGTTTCATCACCACTGCCTGTCTCAGTGGATAGCCAG ATCCAAGACATGTCCGCAATGCCGCAACAAGGTGACGTCTGCGTGCATGTTCCGTCTGTTCCCGACGGTGTCGTCGGACGCGACGCTGGAGGACGCCACCACGCTGCAGTCGCGCCTCGACGACGCCCAGCTGCAGCTGCGCCAGCACCGCGCGCGGCTCAGTGACCTTGAGGACAAGGTCAAGGCCGCTGCGGATAAAGAGGCTGCTAGCAT TAAGAAGCTGCAGGACAGCCAAAACCGACTAGTGTCAAAGGAGTCTGCCATCACGGGGCTGCAGGAGCAGCTGCTGTACCTGAAGGTGCAGAACAAGGAGACCATGCGTCTGCGGGATGAGAACGAACAGTTGAAGAAGAACATGCAGACTCTTACTGC ACTGCAGGCGGTGCTGAACGCGTCGGCGGCCGAGGTGGAGGGCATGCTGGCCGCCTACAGCGACGTGCGCACCGTCGCCACCTTCGCCACCGCGCTCAAACG CGCGCTGTGCGACTCGGAGAGCAAGAAGGCGGAGTCTCGCGCCAAGCTGCAGGAGGcgcgctcgcagctcgccgtgGAGAAGAGCAACGTGGCCTCGCTGCACCGGGACCTCTC TCTGCAGCGCGAGGCGAACGAGTGCCTCCGCTCGAAGCTGGAGGAGATCAACGGGCGGCACGTGACGAAGCGCGGCGCCCCGCAGGACGCGGACTCGTGGCCGGACGTGGAACGAGACGCGCCCAGCCCCAAGCTGCGCCGCGCCGGCACACAGCCCGTCGACAGCCCCAACACCTCCGTG GGCACGCTGGCGCGGCGCATCGAGCAGGCGGAGTCGCCGTACCTGCAGCTGCAGCGGAGCTCGCTGGCCCTCgccgcgctgcagcagcgccgccccgccgccgccgccgcgaccgGACTCAAG CCGGCGGAGCAGGCTCTGTTCAACGCGGGCAAGGCGGCGGTGGCGTCCAAGAGCCAggcggcggcgtcgccctACAGCATCTTCCACAGCAAGCAGGCGGCGCGCGAGCAGCTGACGGGCGTGGGGCGCCCCGCGGCCGGCGCCGCCTTCGACGGGCTGGGCGGGCACGCGCGCCTcgaccccgcgcccgccccgcgccccacGCCCGCCCCGCTGCCCCGCGTTTCGGCGCGCCACCGCCTGCGCCGCCCCGACCCCAACAAGACGCACCCCCGCCTCGACGCCTTCCTCGACCAGGCCTACTACCACGGCAAGCCCGCCAACACTTCGTGA
- the LOC105392555 gene encoding tudor domain-containing protein 5, with the protein MGSELDSLKATLRSLVVSCPTSVDVQALRRDYRNMMGEHIPIAKYGYRDLVTFLKERCSDSFLLQGSPANPTVTLIVPDTLKHIDKFVRKQKIPSTAKFKGKRYSIQAVAPPKPVKSYVPVSKPIVNWPSDKNIANKENDSSNNTVNHKSDNNVVNQMAKLTIDRLDSNANGCRTEDAVESVLPVVPDMIKKTTSVQKFLNKRLPQLASTIESHSNDEETSSTSQRHRDDDSGRLTASSGSSGRRRLLDEVGTELAALLAERPAGVWSTDLLRLYRERFHRELPFTRLGYTSVVSCVRALDVVRVERPELTGDWLIVPSWSPPQPRPPRPPRAPAAPASAVVDADDALPGIDFDTSVFPPDCIHCIESLPRLPLAAAAGDALPLCVSEVYSPSHCWVQLLGPDHRDALDHLMDQMTEYYSRGEGRERWLARGAVRAGHHCAAVFEADWHRALIVKVIDDDFVKYYTGGEGRERWLARGAVRAGHHCAAVFEADWHRALIVKVIDDDFVKVRHVDYGTVARVAITSLKPLLREYCSLPAQAWRARLAGLRPAGGAGGGGWPVAAAAALLQLVRDRRLVGQVYAVDHEERILELFLVDTSTDEDVCINEELITAGLAERRAAAPQTSEAHLRPSFAALEAGAAPSYGELLACLRRGIALEYVPGYARHAPPPPRPRRALDYILSAARRDLPADTGGSSDPEPDPPAPSPAAVTPATNGTQATQQVTNNAQSSSTHTHVTNYAQSNGAQATSYAQLNGTQGSSHAHSNGIQANYAQANGTQATSYVHSSGTQATNYAQSKGGQAISYVHSNGTQPCTYAQSNGVQASHYTYSPAPLGAPPGWAPPPSRAARPAAPAYVRPAYSQYFPVYPLCAPAACYPRPPAPGPPPPAPERVLQLTTLECEVFVALARTEPATAERHMLRALARAAAAPPAPPGPAPGAALRALDAHVYRALTRAAPRTAALHMLALLQPSAPPAPAAPAPGPASMLNPEAREFRACAQTQTSFDEPLRPPPGFEHL; encoded by the exons ATGGGCAGCGAGCTGGACAGCCTGAAGGCCACGCTGCGCTCGCTGGTGGTGTCGTGCCCCACGAGCGTGGACGTGCAGGCGCTGCGCCGCGACTACCGCAACATGATGGGCGAACACATCCCCATCGCCAAGTACGGCTACCGGGACCTCGTGACCTTCCTCAAGGAACGCTGCTCCGATAGCTTCCTT CTGCAGGGCTCGCCTGCCAACCCGACTGTGACCCTCATAGTGCCTGATACACTGAAACACATTGACAAGTTTGTGAGAAAACAGAAAATACCCTCCACTGCTAAATT CAAAGGAAAACGGTACAGTATACAAGCAGTAGCACCGCCTAAACCTGTTAAGTCATATGTGCCAGTGTCAAAGCCTATTGTGAACTGGCCCTCagataaaaatattgcaaataaGGAAAATGATTCAAGTAACAATACTGTTAACCACAAATCTGATAATAATGTTGTTAACCAAATGGCAAAATTGACAATAGATAGACTAGATAGTAACGCAAATGGCTGTAGAACAGAGGATGCAGTGGAAAGTGTTCTCCCTGTAGTGCCAGATATGATCAAAAAGACCACCTCTGTGCAGAAGTTTTTGAACAAGAGGTTGCCGCAGCTTGCTTCCACCATTGAGTCTCACTCCAATGATGAGGAAACTTCAAGCACTTCACAACGGCACAGGGATGATGACTCTGGTCGGCTCACTGCCTCTAGTG GCAGctcggggcggcggcggctgctggACGAGGTCGGGACGGAGCTGGCGGCGCTGCTGGCGGAGCGCCCCGCCGGCGTGTGGAGCACCGACCTGCTGCGCCTCTATAG GGAGCGCTTCCACCGCGAGCTGCCGTTCACGCGGCTTGGCTACACGAGCGTGGTGTCCTGCGTGCGCGCGCTCGACGTGGTGCGCGTGGAGAGACCCG AGCTGACGGGTGACTGGCTGATCGTGCCGTCGTGGAGCCCGCCGcagccgcgccccccgcgccccccgcgcgcccccgccgcgcccgcctccGCCGTTGTTGATGCCGATGACGCGCTGCCGGGGATCGACTTT GACACGTCGGTGTTCCCGCCGGACTGCATCCACTGCATCGAGTCCCTGCCTCGCCTGCccctggcggcggcggcgggcgacgCTCTCCCGCTGTGCGTCAGCGAGGTGTACTCCCCGAGCCACTGCTGGGTGCAGCTGCTGGGCCCGGACCACCGCGACGCGCTGGACCACCTCATGGACCAGATGAC TGAGTACTACAGTCGTGGCGAGGGTCGCGAGCGCTGGCTGGCGCGGGGCGCGGTGCGCGCGGGGCACCACTGCGCCGCCGTGTTCGAGGCGGACTGGCACCGCGCGCTCATCGTCAAGGTCATTGATGACGACTTCGTCAAG TACTACACTGGTGGCGAGGGTCGCGAGCGCTGGCTGGCGCGGGGCGCGGTGCGCGCGGGGCACCACTGCGCCGCCGTGTTCGAGGCGGACTGGCACCGCGCGCTCATTGTCAAGGTCATTGATGATGACTTCGTCAAG GTGCGCCACGTGGACTACGGCACAGTGGCGCGCGTAGCAATCACCTCGCTCAAGCCGCTCCTGCGCGAGTACTGCTCACTGCCGGCGCAGGCGTGGCGCGCGCGGCTGGCGGGGCTGCGgccggcggggggcgcggggggcgggggctggcccgtggccgccgccgccgcgctgctgcagcTCGTGCGCGACCGCCGGCTCGTGGGGCAGGTGTACGCCGTGGACCATGAG GAGCGTATCCTGGAGCTGTTCCTGGTGGACACGTCCACCGACGAGGATGTCTGCATCAACGAGGAGCTGATCACCGCGGGTCTGGccgagcgccgcgccgccgcgccgcag ACATCGGAGGCGCACCTGCGGCCGTCGTTCGCGGCGCTggaggcgggcgcggcgcccaGCTACGGCGAGCTGCTGGCGTGCCTGCGCCGCGGCATCGCGCTGGAGTACGTGCCGGGCTACGCGCGccacgcgccgccgccgccgcgcccgcgccgcgccctgGACTACATCCTGTCGGCCGCGCGCCGCGACCTGCCCGCGGACACTGGCGGCTCCAGCGACCCCGAGCCCGACCCGCCCGCGCCCAGCCCGGCGGCAGTGACTCCAGCGACCAACGGTACGCAGGCGACGCAGCAGGTGACTAACAACGCGCAATCGAGTAGTACGCATACGCATGTGACTAATTATGCTCAGTCAAATGGTGCTCAAGCGACCAGCTACGCGCAGTTGAACGGCACTCAAGGATCCAGCCACGCGCACTCCAACGGTATACAGGCTAACTACGCGCAGGCGAATGGCACACAGGCCACAAGTTATGTGCATTCGAGCGGCACGCAGGCGACTAACTATGCGCAGTCAAAGGGCGGCCAAGCGATCAGCTACGTGCACTCCAACGGTACGCAGCCGTGTACCTACGCGCAGTCAAACGGAGTGCAGGCGAGCCACTACACGTACTCGCCCGCCCCGCTGGGCGCGCCCCCTGGCTGGGCGCCCCCGCCctcgcgcgccgcccgccccgccgcgcccgcctaCGTGCGCCCCGCCTACTCGCAGTACTTCCCCGTGTACCCGCTGTGCGCGCCCGCCGCGTGCTACCCGCGCCCCCCGGCCCCcggccccccgccccccgcgcccgagCGCGTGCTGCAGCTCACGACGCTGGAGTGCGAGGTGTTCGTGGCGCTGGCGCGGACCGAGCCCGCCACGGCCGAGCGGCACATGCTGCGCGCGctggcccgcgccgccgccgcgccccccgctcCCCCCGGCCCCGCCCCCGGCGCCGCCCTGCGCGCGCTGGACGCGCACGTGTACCGCGCGCTcacccgcgccgccccgcgcacCGCCGCGCTGCACATGCTGGCGCTGCTGCAGCCgtccgcgccccccgcccccgccgcccccgcccccggccCCGCCTCCATGCTCAATCCCGAGGCACGCGAGTTCCGCGCGTGCGCGCAGACGCAGACCAGCTTCGACGAGCCGCTGCGCCCGCCGCCCGGCTTCGAGCACCTGTga